CTAAACTCCCCGCCAGCTGGATGGAAACAGGCCCCTGGAAGCCCGGCTTGTGATTACTCAAAACCAGCCTGTGGGTGACTGTATCTGGGATGTCCCAAACCTACGGCATGGGTGTGTGTGCTAGCTAACAAATTGTAGTTTTAGATAATGGGACAAAGCTCTgcccttgtctccgtgggtcccgcgtttcctggcggatttcgctcgcctcagaggctcactgtgaccctccacgtcgcccttctctctctagagacaagggtcgcAGCCtcctgagccattttcatcagcagccagtgagggaggtgaggagaagccaccctcccttgcacagtctctgttctctgccagtctcagtgattaatctgGGGGTaaaggggggagcccgggcctgccctctactctgggctccagcccagggaccctaatagtatcagctgtgGTAGCTGACCTTTCAGAAACAGGAcgcgtacaattccctgggccatttccccacagcggcccccacttcctcagtatctacttcacccttacctggattcctgggttctatccccaactctggggggggaatggggaccacgcagtgggggctgggagccaggactcctgggttctatctccagatctgggaggggagtggtgccTAGTGATtagagtggtggggctggggctcaggacttctgggttccatCCCCGGCTTTACAAGTCATTTCTCAGATGGATGGTCTGATATGACCCGGCCTCCACTTCTGGTGGTGTGAACGGGCCCAGGGCCGTGCAGGGACTTGGCTGTGTCTCCGCACCTGTTCTCGGCTCGTGGCTGCCCCGGATGGGAACATCTGCCTCTGAGACCACGAGGCTGGTTCCGGGCAGTGAGAAATGCTGGGGTGTCAGGGGGACGACGTGACATTCAGCAGGTAGCAGCCAGAGCCGGATGCTTCTGAGGTTTGCAGATGCTGTtagccccagcccccctctgcaccttcccctctgctgagccccacagAGAAACCCACAGAAGAGCAGCCTCCCAGCACCAGACACGGTCAGGTTGCATGAGCTGTAGCTGCCACATCAGGGCCTGACTCTGAGACACCACAACCCCGAGAGACACAAGTCAAGAAAGAACAGAAAGCCAATGAAAATTGGGCTAGATCTGACCTagcactgcacagaccccccagccgagatcagggccccccattgtgccaggcgctgcacagaccccagccgagatcaggcccCACTGTCATGGGTGCTGCACAAATGCACCATGAGAGACAGTCGCCGCCCCAAGAAGCTGTCAgcctaaagagacaagacagtcaAAGGGGACATGGAAGGAAAGTTCTGTTcacaaggtcacccaacaggttGGTGACGTAATGGCGATTAAAATCCAGCTCTCccagctcccagagccctgtcccTGTCAACAGAACAGACAGTCAATGTATCTTGCCTCTGTTATCCCTGTGGTTTGTTGCTCCCTTTTGCActgcttcttcttcctcttcctgtatTTGTGtcctcttccctttcttccttccttctgtgcCTGGCAGCTCACCATTCCTAGGGAACAACGGGAGGGGGTTGCTTGTCAGTGGGGGAGGAGCACATTGGTGATTTTAACTTAGTGGGAGTTTTCCAGTCCCCAAATTTCACAATGAAAAGATGCTGGATTCCCAGGCCCTTCTACTTTCCAAATGGGTTACTTCAGAACTGGAGGAAAACGTCCTTCAGAAAACCCATCGGGAAACCTTTCAAAAAGGAAGGTCAGGTCCTCACCAAGCCCTGATGGGAGGAGAATGATTCCAGCATTTTGTTGATCTTTATTGGGTGGTTTCACCAACTCCagctgttcactccctctgagttCTGGGGAACGTGAGAGAAGGCAGGGGGGcgaagggaggtggtggaatctccttccttagaagtttttaaggtcaggcttgacaaagccctggctgggatgatttagttggggattggtcctgctttgagcagggggttggactagatgacctcctgaggtcccttccaaccctgatattctatgattctatgattctatgacgagCCGTAGGGGAAGCGATTAGAGATCTCCATGAGACAATTGCACTCAGTGGACCTGACCTTGCTAGGAAAGAGCTGGCGAACCCACTGGCCCAATGCCCGGTCCTGGGATTGGATCAAACGCGGCATTGTTTGCCCGTGAAGACTGGATCCTGTCTGAGCTATGTAGGTGGAACGGATCAACATCTTCATGGCTTCGGAGGAGCACAAGCTAGATGCAGGATTTctctccgccccttccccctgctccattTAGCGCTTtatctgtttctctctccctttgtgcTTCGGCCTCTATTAGTTCTTTCCTCTGtcttcccagcactgggagctgccCTCAAGACACTGATCGCCATTGTGTTCATCACTGGCCTGCCCATCCTCCTCGGCATGGTGTTGAACGGCTACATCAACTTCCATGCCGGCATCCGCATGAAGAGGAAGGCCAACTCCATCTGGTTCCTCAACCTGGCCATGACTAATGTGATCTTCCCCTGCATCCTGTCCTTCTGGTTGGGCTGCACGTGGCCAGGCACCCACGACCTCTTCAGCAGGTGGCGATGTGAGCTGAGCAACATCGTCACCTCCCTCCACATGTTCTCCAGCACCTTCCTCCTGACAGTCATCAACACCGACCACTGCCTCTCCCTGGCCTGCCCCAGATGGGCCAGAAATCACCTCATGTCCCACCTGGCTTCCTGTTCTGGGCATCTTCCCTTGGGGTACAGCTTGAGACACCCAGATCTCTGGCATGCCCTGATGCACTACTCTGGTGTGGTAAACCCAGGTTCATTTAGTTACTTCTATTATGAAAGCCGGCTCTTGGTGGGGGGAAAGGTGATGCCAAGCACTGTTATTTATCAATTCCTGGTTGGGTTCCTGGTCCCATTAGCTTTCATCATCACCAGCTATATCGTTCTAGCTGCCAAATTGAGGGGATTAAGCCGGCTTGCTTATGCCAGCAAGCTCCACCTTGCCTTGGTCTTGACTTTTTTCCTTAGCTGGACCCTGTGCCATGTCTTCTACTTCCTTCAGCTCTTTGTTCAAGCATCACCTCTAAAGAACCAATGGTCCTTAGCCAGAGGCAGTGTCTTTGCTTATAGCCTGGTCTCTTTGAAGACCTGTCTGAATCCATTGTTTTGCCTCTGCTTGGGCCAGGAATTCGGGGCACAACAGAGATGCCCCAACCAAATGGACGTCGGATTAGAATTGGAACCAGTGCAATAGGGGAGCAAATGAATTCCCGGGGGAAATGGAGAATTTGTTTCGTTGCTTGACGCTTTTGGTATGAACGGATTTGCTGCAGGAAAACGGTCTTTTTGCAgaaatgaaaaaattcattttccccCTACATTAACCATTTGCTGTGTTGCAagctttcatgattttttttgtgaCTCTCATGGTATTTGACttagagccccagctcctagaaATATTATAAGAGAATTTTAGCAGCTTTCATTAAGAAAATAAGGACGTTTCTAGTCCTTTTGGAGAAAAGATCAAAAATGTAACTCAGAACGGAGCAGGACCAGAAGATACATAAAAAGAGCTCTGATTTATTACTATTTTTCTTAACTTCAAGATTTTTAAGCAAATTCAATTCCTTTTGGGGCCTGTCCCATGGCTTTTGAACATTTGGTGTTGGCTGTACTGCCCTTGTCAAATACTTGGAGGGAAACTGTAAACCAGAATGTCTGATTTACCAGGGGATCTTTGTCTTTAGTTTTTTGGTCTCTCTTTGGTCTTTTGTCTCCACTAGAGCAGTTTGGAaagtagaatttttatttttattccaccGGGGGGCGGTCAGCTCCATAAAGTAGTGAAGGG
The sequence above is a segment of the Chelonia mydas isolate rCheMyd1 chromosome 24, rCheMyd1.pri.v2, whole genome shotgun sequence genome. Coding sequences within it:
- the LOC122463798 gene encoding chemokine-like receptor 1: MKSAMASLRNQMALTVLFVQNLVMKTTSPLPITPTLGAALKTLIAIVFITGLPILLGMVLNGYINFHAGIRMKRKANSIWFLNLAMTNVIFPCILSFWLGCTWPGTHDLFSRWRCELSNIVTSLHMFSSTFLLTVINTDHCLSLACPRWARNHLMSHLASCSGHLPLGYSLRHPDLWHALMHYSGVVNPGSFSYFYYESRLLVGGKVMPSTVIYQFLVGFLVPLAFIITSYIVLAAKLRGLSRLAYASKLHLALVLTFFLSWTLCHVFYFLQLFVQASPLKNQWSLARGSVFAYSLVSLKTCLNPLFCLCLGQEFGAQQRCPNQMDVGLELEPVQ